The Niallia circulans nucleotide sequence TTGTAGAAAACGGTTTTGGTGCAATTGACACAATAAGTGAGGATGGCTCTATTCATGACCCAGAAAGAATTCAATATTTAAAATCACATATTGAAGCATTAGAAAAAGCCGTTGAGTATGATGGTGTGGATCTAATTGGTTATACTCCGTGGGGAATCATTGATATCGTTTCCTTCACAACAGGTGAAATGAAAAAACGCTATGGCATGATTTATGTGGACCGTGACAATGAAGGAAACGGCAGCATGAAGCGTTATAAAAAAGACTCCTTTGCTTGGTATAAAAATGTTATTGAAACAAATGGTGAAGAGCTGTAAAAAGCAGACAATGAACCACAAGAACCTGAACAATATTAGTTCAGGTTCTTTTCTATATACCGCAGACTTACTATGTCATTTAATAAAATTTATCCATTTCCGTCATACTTTGCTCATGTTTTCATCCTATAATTTACTTATAACACCGAGCATGCATCGGTATAAAGAAAAAACAGGAGAGGCTTATTTCCCCTCCTGTTCTGTTATGCATTTAAATCATACCGCTTTCCTGTCACTAAATAAATGACATGCTCCGCAATATTAGTAGAATGATCTGCCACTCTTTCAATATAGCGGCACACAAAGGCAAGCTGTGTAATTTGGTTTGTGTTGCCAGGATTTTGCTGCAGATAGCCCATTAATTCTTTAACAAGCATGCCATACATTTCATCCACCTTATCGTCATCCTCGGCACATTTTCTTGCCAAAGCTACATCCTCCTGCAGAAACGACTGCAAGGAATCGCTCAGCATTTTTAATGCCATATCCATCATTTTGGGGATATCGACTATTTCCTTTATAAGCTTTTCATTGCCAATATGTAACGTTGACTTGGCGATATTTACCGCATTGTCGGCAATCCGTTCTACCTCAGAGGAAATTTTTAAGGCAACGATAATTTTGCGCAAGTCCCTTGCCACAGGGGCTTCCATCGCAATCAGTGAAATTGCTTTATCGTTAATATCGTTCTCTAATTCGTCAATGGCATTATCTCGGTCTATAATACCCTTTGCTTGTTCAAGATCTTGGTTAATTAACACTTGGATACTGTCTTGAATAGAACTCTCCGTTAGCCGAGCCATATCCATCAGCATATCCTTTAATTGGTTTAGATTGCTGTCAAAGTTTGTTCTTATATTCATGCGCTATCTCACTCCTCTTATCCGAATCTTCCTGAAATATAACCTTCTGTTCGGTCATCGGCCGGGTTTGCGAAAATCTTGGCTGTTTTGTCAAGCTCAATAAGCTCACCCATTAGAAAGAAGGCAGTTTTGTCTGATACGCGTGATGCCTGCTGCATATTGTGTGTGACAATAACAATCGTGTACTTTTGTTTAAGCTCAAGGATTAATTCCTCAATCTTTAAGGTGGAAATCGGGTCAAGTGCGGATGTTGGTTCATCCATCAAAAGCACGTCCGGCTTTGTCGCTAACGCTCTTGCGATACAAAGTCTTTGCTGCTGTCCGCCAGACAATCCGAGTGCTGGCGCGGTAAGCCTATCCTTAACTTCCTCCCATAAAGCCACATCCTTTAGTGAGCTTTCCACTATCTTATTCAGTTCGTCCTTTTTCTTAATGCCATGAATTCTTGGACCATAAGCAATATTATCAAAAATCGATTGTGGAAACGGATTTCCTTTTTGGAAGACCATCCCTACCTTCTTCCTTAAATCAACAAGGTCCAGTCTTTCCCTTAATATATTTTGACCATCAAAGTTAATTTGCCCAGCCATTTTTACATTTGGTACATAGTTAATCATTAGATTCAACGTTTTAATGAATGTCGATTTCCCACAACCAGACGGACCAATAATGGCAGTAACCTCTTTCTCATTTATTGGAAAATTGATATTCTTTAAAGCATGGTGGTCACCATACCATAAGTTAAGATCCACACAATCAAATATCGCCTTTACATCAGTATTTGTAGACAAAATCTTTTCCTCCTTACCCAAACCGTCCAGAGATATACTCTTCCGTTTTCTGATTGGAAGGCGCTGTGAAAATCTTTTCTGTGACATCGTATTCAATGAGATCTCCAGAGAAAAAAAAGGCTGTTTTATCTGATATACGAGAAGCCTGTGACATATTATGCGTCACGATGATGATAGTATAATCATTCTTCAAATCCAGTATCAATTCCTCCACCTTTGCGTTAGAAATTGGGTCTAATGCAGAAGAAGGTTCATCCAGCAGCATGACAGTCGGTTTCATCGCAATCGTTCTTGCAATACAAAGTCTTTGCTGTTGCCCGCCGGAAAGAGACAAAGCAGATTTGTGAAGACGGTCTTTAACTTCCTCCCAAAGTGCTGCTTTTGTTAAGCTTTCCTCAACAATTTGGTCAAGCTCTGCCTTCTTCCTAATTCTATTGTATTTTAAAGCGTGCGTTATATTATCATAAATTGATTTTGGAAAGGGATTTGGCTTTTGAAACACCATACCAATCTCCTTGCGCAATGCGACAACATTAATATCATCTGCTAATAAATTAATGTCTTCATAGAGAATTTCACCCTCTGCTCTCGCACCAGGAATAAGGTCATTCATACGATTAACTGTTCGCAAAAAGGTTGATTTACCGCAGCCAGACGGTCCTATAAGTGCTGTAATTGAGTTTTTTTCAATTTGCATGGAAATGCCATTAACTGCTCTTTTTTCACCGTAAAAAAACTCCAAATTTTTTACATCTAAAATGGTTGTTGTCAAAGTATTCACCAGCCTTCTATTTCGTTGCCGTGATTTTTTTATGAATGAATGTGCCAATCCATCTTGCTAAAAGGTTAAATATTAAAACAGCAAGTATTAATACAGCAGATGCACCATTGGAAACCTGTTCAATATCAGGAATCAGCCCTTGTGTATTTACAGACCAAATATGAACAGCAAGTGTTTCGGCAGGTCGGAAAATATTTAATGGTGATCTGTCCGAAAACGGGTTCCAATCAAGATAATTCAATCGTGGAGTAGACAGCCCTGCTGTAAACAACAGTGCTGCTGCTTCCCCAAAAACACGACCTGATGCCAATATTGCACCAGTCAAAATGGATGGAAATGCACTTGGCAGAATTACTGTTTTAATGGTATGCCAATGAGTGATCCCTAATGCAAGACTGCCTTCCTTCAGCTCTCTCGGAACCGTTCTGATAGCATCCTCACTAACCCTAACTAGGACTGGCAAGTTAAATACGGTAAGTGCAAGCGCTCCACCTAAAATCGTATAGCCCCAGCCAGT carries:
- the pstB gene encoding phosphate ABC transporter ATP-binding protein PstB, which translates into the protein MKKSRQRNRRLVNTLTTTILDVKNLEFFYGEKRAVNGISMQIEKNSITALIGPSGCGKSTFLRTVNRMNDLIPGARAEGEILYEDINLLADDINVVALRKEIGMVFQKPNPFPKSIYDNITHALKYNRIRKKAELDQIVEESLTKAALWEEVKDRLHKSALSLSGGQQQRLCIARTIAMKPTVMLLDEPSSALDPISNAKVEELILDLKNDYTIIIVTHNMSQASRISDKTAFFFSGDLIEYDVTEKIFTAPSNQKTEEYISGRFG
- the phoU gene encoding phosphate signaling complex protein PhoU — protein: MNIRTNFDSNLNQLKDMLMDMARLTESSIQDSIQVLINQDLEQAKGIIDRDNAIDELENDINDKAISLIAMEAPVARDLRKIIVALKISSEVERIADNAVNIAKSTLHIGNEKLIKEIVDIPKMMDMALKMLSDSLQSFLQEDVALARKCAEDDDKVDEMYGMLVKELMGYLQQNPGNTNQITQLAFVCRYIERVADHSTNIAEHVIYLVTGKRYDLNA
- the pstA gene encoding phosphate ABC transporter permease PstA: MNSKTADRIATVVLVVIAAVIVSILVGLFAYILFNGLRYVSFDFLTSPSSNVRAGGGVRDQLFNSLYILVITMIISLPLGIGGGIFMAEYARPGKVTDIIRSCIEVLSSLPSIVIGMFGLLMFVNLTGWGYTILGGALALTVFNLPVLVRVSEDAIRTVPRELKEGSLALGITHWHTIKTVILPSAFPSILTGAILASGRVFGEAAALLFTAGLSTPRLNYLDWNPFSDRSPLNIFRPAETLAVHIWSVNTQGLIPDIEQVSNGASAVLILAVLIFNLLARWIGTFIHKKITATK
- the pstB gene encoding phosphate ABC transporter ATP-binding protein PstB is translated as MSQKRFSQRLPIRKRKSISLDGLGKEEKILSTNTDVKAIFDCVDLNLWYGDHHALKNINFPINEKEVTAIIGPSGCGKSTFIKTLNLMINYVPNVKMAGQINFDGQNILRERLDLVDLRKKVGMVFQKGNPFPQSIFDNIAYGPRIHGIKKKDELNKIVESSLKDVALWEEVKDRLTAPALGLSGGQQQRLCIARALATKPDVLLMDEPTSALDPISTLKIEELILELKQKYTIVIVTHNMQQASRVSDKTAFFLMGELIELDKTAKIFANPADDRTEGYISGRFG